A section of the Halichoerus grypus chromosome 11, mHalGry1.hap1.1, whole genome shotgun sequence genome encodes:
- the GPHA2 gene encoding glycoprotein hormone alpha-2, which yields MASPQTLLLCLLVLAVMEGWGRQAAIPGCHLHPFNVTVRSDRQGTCQGSHVAKACVGHCESSAFPSRYSVLVASGYRHNVTSVSQCCTISGLKKVKVQLQCGGDRREELEIFTARACQCDMCRLSRY from the exons ATGGCATCCCCCCAAACGCTGCTCCTCTGCCTGCTGGTCCTGGCGGTCATGGAAGGTTGGGGTCGCCAGGCGGCCATCCCAGGCTGCCACCTGCACC CCTTCAATGTGACAGTGCGAAGTGACCGCCAAGGCACCTGCCAGGGCTCCCATGTGGCAAAGGCCTGTGTGGGCCACTGTGAGTCTAGCGCCTTCCCTTCCCGGTACTCCGTGCTGGTGGCTAGTGGCTATCGACATAATGTGACCTCCGTCTCTCAGTGCTGTACCATCAGTGGCCTGAAGAAG GTGAAGGTGCAGCTGCAGTGTGGGGGGGACCGGAGGGAGGAGCTGGAGATCTTCACGGCCAGGGCCTGCCAGTGTGACATGTGTCGCCTGTCGCGCTACTAG